A window of Otariodibacter oris genomic DNA:
GCATCAATTTTTAGTGGCGAACCAGATTTATTAAATTGTTTACGTTTACGTTCTTCTCGTCAATTTAAAGCAAAAAATGGACCTTTAGATTGTGTTCAAAAAAATTATTCAATCAGTGAAAGAAAAGTTTCTGAACAGGAAGAACTTAAATTTGAGCAAAATGGACAAGTTGCACAAGATTTCGCGAATCGCCTCACTAAAAATATCAAAAAAATTGAAAAATGGGCGAAACAACAAGGGCTTGAGGCTTATCGACTCTACGATGCCGATTTACCCGAATATAATTTAGCCGTTGATCGTTACGGTGATCATATTGTGGTACAAGAGTATGCCGCTCCTAAAAATATTGATGAAAATAAAGCACGTCAGCGTTTATTAGATGCGGTATCGGCAACATTATATGTGACGGGTGTTGAAACCAATAAATTAGTCCTAAAAGTTCGTCAAAAGCAAAAAGGTACCAATCAATATGAAAAATTAGCCAATAAGGGCGAGTACTTTTATGTTGAAGAGTATGGGGCGAAGTTGTGGGTTAATTTAACGGATTATCTTGATACAGGTTTATTCCTTGACCATCGTTTAACACGAAAAATGGTAGGGGAAATGGCAAAAGGGAAAACTTTCTTAAACCTATTTGCTTACACGGGATCTGCAACTATTCACGCTGCACTCAATGGCGCTAAATCAACCACGACTGTTGATATGTCTAATACTTATTTGAATTGGGCTGAGCAGAATTTAGAGTTGAACGATTTATCTTTAAGAACTAACCGCTTGATCCAATCTGATTGCTTACAATGGTTAGCAGAATGTCGAGAACGTTTTGAGGTGATTTTCGTTGATCCTCCAACATTTTCTAATTCAAAACGAATGGAAAATAGTTGGGACGTGCAACGAGACCATATTGAACTTATGAGAAAGTTAAAACGCATTTTAACTCAAGATGGCACTATCGTTTTTTCTAATAATAAACGTGGTTTTAAAATGGATTTAGAGCGGTTAGCAGAGCTTGGATTGAGTGCTGAGAATATTACCAAGAAAACGTTACCTCTTGATTTTGAACGCAATCCGCATATTCATAATTGTTGGATTATCAAGAACGTAGCTTAACAAGCGGTTAGATTGATCCAATATTTTGTAAAAATAGAAAATATAGAAGAAGTAAAAGATGTTAGATATTGTTTTATTTGAACCTGAAATTCCGCAAAATAGCGGCAATATTATTCGTTTATGTGCAAACTGTGGCTTTCGTTTGCATATGATCGAGCCATTTGGTTTTACTTGGGATGATAAAAAATTACGTCGTTCAGGCCTTGATTATCACGAGTTTGTTGATATTCAGAAATATCACAGTTTTGAAGATTTTCTCGCGAAAGCACAACCAAAGCGATTGTTTGCATTAACAACCAAAGGCGAGCCTAACCATAGCGAAGTGCAATACGAACTTGGTGATTTTTTAATGTTTGGACCTGAAAGTCGAGGTATTCCAAAAGACATTTTAGATACCTTACCAATGTCGCAAAAAATTCGTATTCCAATGTGCAAGGATAGTCGCAGTATGAATTTATCTAATTCTGTGGCGGTCGTTGTGTACGAGGCTTGGCGACAATTTGGTTACCAAAATTCAGTGCCTCGCCAAAATATTTAGTTGTGGCTTTTTTAGTTATGACGTAGTAGTGATTTCTGCCATAATTTATCTTCCTGACCCCGCCATAAACGCTGAATATTATCGTGATGGCGGTAAACCAACAAACAGCAGACTAAAGCAACAGGGAAGGTAAATTCTGGTGCGAACCACCAAACATAGAATGGCACAACAATTGCTGTGACGACAGCACTTAATGAAGAATAACCAAAGAGTAAGAAGATAATTAGCCAACTGCCAAAGGCTAGGCCAGCAATGGTATAACCTATAGGGAAAATTGCTCCAAAAGCAGTTGCGACACCTTTTCCACCTCTAAATTGAAAAAAGATTGGAAAAATATGTCCGAGGCAAGTTGCTAATGCGATGAAGCCAATTTCAGTTGGTCGCAATCCTAAATAAATTGCAATTGAAACGGGCAAGAATCCTTTTAATACATCAAAAAGTAAGACGCCTAACGCAGAAAGTTTTCCTCCAATTCTTAGCACATTCGTTGCGCCTGGATTGTGAGAACCTTGGGTTCTAGGATCAGGTAATCCTGCTAGACGACAGAAAATAATAGCACTAGAGATTGAACCTAAGAGATAGGATCCTGCGATGAGAGAATAGGCAGTAATGCTCATATTTTTCCTTATTGATGAAATGATTATGCTATATTCTACCTGAAGTTTTGAAAAACAAGGAAATAAAAAATGCGTGACAAAGTTTTTATCCATGAATTAACTGCATTTGCTTCTATTGGTGCTTATGAATGGGAGCATACGATTAAACAACGATTAGTTTTCAATATTGAAATGGTGTGGGATTTTACTCAAGCAGTGGAATCTGAAGATGTCAGTTTTTGTTTAAATTATGCCGAAGTTTCCCAAAAAATCTTAGATTTTGTCGAAAATACGCCATTCAAATTAGTCGAAACGGTTGCGTATAAAGTTGCTGACTTATTACAAAATACATATAAAATACAATGGCTTCGTATTGAGTTACACAAACCCAAAGCAGTGGCACAAGCAGCTAGCGTTGGTGTCATTGTTGAAAGAGGAAATGCATAATGGATATGGTAAAAAATGATGTTTTAATACGCTTAGAGCAATTGTTAGCTGATACTGATGAAAATGTGGTAAGACAGATTGTTGAGTTTCTCATATCCCAAAATCTTGTGGGCAAAATTAATCGATCTGATGTTGAAAATTTGCGCACACAATTTGATCTTTCAACGGTTGAACTTGCCTTAGCTTGTTTACCTATAGCAGCTTGTTATGCCACTGTACCTGTTTCTCATTTTTATGTAGGGGCAGTTGCGATTGGAGAATCGGGTAATTTTTATTTTGGTGCTAACCAAGAATTTGCTAAAGATGCCATTCAACAATCTGTTCATGCAGAGCAAAGTGCTATTTCTCATGCATGGTTAGAAGGGGAAAAATCGGTAACTGATGTTGTCGTAAACTATACACCTTGTGGCCACTGTCGCCAATTTATGAATGAGCTTAATACCTCATCTGAATTAAAAATTCATTTACCACATAGCCAAAATAATTTATTACACAGTTATTTACCAGATGCATTTGGTCCTAAAAATTTAGACATTGATTTACTGATGTTTGATGCTCAACAGCAAGATTTTACACCACAAGGTGATGAATTAGTTCAATCGGCAATTAACGCAGCAAGTTTATCTTATGCTCCTTACAGTGATGCTTTTAGTGGTATTGCGTTGCAAGTTGGTGACAAAATTGTGACTG
This region includes:
- the folB gene encoding dihydroneopterin aldolase, coding for MRDKVFIHELTAFASIGAYEWEHTIKQRLVFNIEMVWDFTQAVESEDVSFCLNYAEVSQKILDFVENTPFKLVETVAYKVADLLQNTYKIQWLRIELHKPKAVAQAASVGVIVERGNA
- the cdd gene encoding cytidine deaminase; protein product: MVKNDVLIRLEQLLADTDENVVRQIVEFLISQNLVGKINRSDVENLRTQFDLSTVELALACLPIAACYATVPVSHFYVGAVAIGESGNFYFGANQEFAKDAIQQSVHAEQSAISHAWLEGEKSVTDVVVNYTPCGHCRQFMNELNTSSELKIHLPHSQNNLLHSYLPDAFGPKNLDIDLLMFDAQQQDFTPQGDELVQSAINAASLSYAPYSDAFSGIALQVGDKIVTGRYIENAAFNPSFLPLQCALNYSRLQGYQNSQVTRIVLAEKDAVLSHKNITASLAQSLLGLEIEYVQLS
- the plsY gene encoding glycerol-3-phosphate 1-O-acyltransferase PlsY; amino-acid sequence: MSITAYSLIAGSYLLGSISSAIIFCRLAGLPDPRTQGSHNPGATNVLRIGGKLSALGVLLFDVLKGFLPVSIAIYLGLRPTEIGFIALATCLGHIFPIFFQFRGGKGVATAFGAIFPIGYTIAGLAFGSWLIIFLLFGYSSLSAVVTAIVVPFYVWWFAPEFTFPVALVCCLLVYRHHDNIQRLWRGQEDKLWQKSLLRHN
- the trmL gene encoding tRNA (uridine(34)/cytosine(34)/5-carboxymethylaminomethyluridine(34)-2'-O)-methyltransferase TrmL, whose product is MLDIVLFEPEIPQNSGNIIRLCANCGFRLHMIEPFGFTWDDKKLRRSGLDYHEFVDIQKYHSFEDFLAKAQPKRLFALTTKGEPNHSEVQYELGDFLMFGPESRGIPKDILDTLPMSQKIRIPMCKDSRSMNLSNSVAVVVYEAWRQFGYQNSVPRQNI
- the rlmKL gene encoding bifunctional 23S rRNA (guanine(2069)-N(7))-methyltransferase RlmK/23S rRNA (guanine(2445)-N(2))-methyltransferase RlmL, with translation MTTETTYFATTARGFEEMLKAELEQITSGQCKVAQGGVHFTTDQTGMYKALLHSRLASRILLPLISTKIFSDSDLYASIVSYDWVKLVDARDTFFVDFNGTNSEIRHTQFGAMRVKDGIVDYFERKGFARPSVDKISPDIRIHVYLDRENVIVSLDLSGDALHLRGYREDTGKAPLRETLAAAIILRSGWEKGTPLVDPMCGSGTLLIEAAQMQANIAAQINRQKWGFDFWKGHQPAVWQAVWQEAKDLQNSTEKSPLANFFGFDLDHRVLAKAKQNAENAGVADLIQWQQGDVSALKNPVPDQIGTVVCNPPYGERLGTTPALIALYSVFGQRLKQQFAGWNASIFSGEPDLLNCLRLRSSRQFKAKNGPLDCVQKNYSISERKVSEQEELKFEQNGQVAQDFANRLTKNIKKIEKWAKQQGLEAYRLYDADLPEYNLAVDRYGDHIVVQEYAAPKNIDENKARQRLLDAVSATLYVTGVETNKLVLKVRQKQKGTNQYEKLANKGEYFYVEEYGAKLWVNLTDYLDTGLFLDHRLTRKMVGEMAKGKTFLNLFAYTGSATIHAALNGAKSTTTVDMSNTYLNWAEQNLELNDLSLRTNRLIQSDCLQWLAECRERFEVIFVDPPTFSNSKRMENSWDVQRDHIELMRKLKRILTQDGTIVFSNNKRGFKMDLERLAELGLSAENITKKTLPLDFERNPHIHNCWIIKNVA